ACAATGAGGATGGCGCACATGTGGAAAGACGCACCAAAGAGAATGACCAGAGCAACAAAAAGAAACGAACACAAAATGAAGGACCGGATGCAGAGACTGTTAAGCTAATTGAAGGCATCAGGGCAGACGTCCAGGAGATTAAAAAGTTATACACAGAGTCAGCAGGGCCAAGCCGAAAGCCACCACCAGTGAGAGGGCCCAGAGGATGTCGGGTGTGCAGAGAGACGGGGACTGGTGAGACATGTCGCCACTGTTTCTGCTGTGGCCAAGAGAGTTATCTGTCTCGTGGCCGCAGacaaggaagaaacctgcagggAAACGGGATGGGGTTGCTGAGCAGGGACCTTCAGTAGCCCGACCTCTCCCCAGGTCCCACATAGACATTGCATCTCAGCAGGCAAATCCTGCAGGCTCACCAAAGACCCCAGGTAAGCTCAACAGCGCAGCTGTCCCACCACAGCTTAGTAGTTATATCCCCACACAACGTCAAACCAAGCTCATAAACCTCATTGGGAGAAGGTGTGTTGTTCAATGCCACCTTGACAAGGTACCAGTGGAAGCCTTATGGGACACCGGAGCTCAAGTGAGTCTTTTAAACAATGACTGGAGAAAGAAACACCTTCCTCACAGCAAAATAAGACCACTGACTGAGCTCTTATCTGAGCCACTAGTTGCATTAGCTGCAAATGGAAGTGAGATACCATATGAGGGATGGATAGAGACAGAGTTTTCTCTGGATGGTGACAATCACTCAGCAAAGACGCTACTGGTGCCCATGTTAGTCTCTAGTGACTCCAGTGTGGCAGAACAGCCTATAATTGGCTTCAATGTAATAGAGGAAATAGTGGccaagtgggaaaaaaatcatttcaaaacaaAGAGTATATGGAAAATCAGTCAAATATTCTCAGTGTCAGTCAAACAGCCAAGTCCGTGCTGAAGTTATTGCAGACACCAGACGAAAACCACAGTGTAGGGACTGTCCTTACAGGGAAGAAGGCGATAAACCTGGCTGCAACACAGATAAGCACTATATTTGTTCGTGCACATGTAGGGCCCCAGTATGCAGGCCAAAGCCTTTTGTTTGTTCCTGATGCAGCGTCACCATTGCCAGAGGGCCTGGTTGTACAAGAGGGACTGGTCACTGTCAGGCAGGGAAGGACAGCATACATTCCAATCTCCATTGCTAATACAAATAAGCAAGAACTCACCTTGTCTCCTCGTACCACCCTGGGTCACCTGGAAGAAATAAAGGCAGTGTATCCAATTACAGTTGAAAACCCAGGGAAGACATCGGAAGGACTTAACGCTGACACAGGGGTCCCTATTCAGGTGAATGAGGTCTCCAGCAATCCCCAGCCTAACCACAAGCCGCCTCAGTGGGATCCCCCTGTCAGCCTAGACCATCTCAGTTGTGACCAGCAGAAAATAGTGAGACAGCTGCTGCGAGAGGAGTGCCATGCTTTTGCTTATAATGACAAAGACGTGGGATGCATTCCCTCTCTAAATATGCATATTACGCTACACGACAAAACACCAGTGAAAAAGACCTATGTTTCAGTGCCAAAGCCTTTGCATCAGGAGGTAAAAGACTATCTGGAAGACCTGTTAAGCCGAGGATGGATTTCCGTATCAAGGTCATCATATTCTTCACCAATTGTCTGTGTCCAGAAAAAGTCAGGTGAACTGAGGCTGTGCTGCGACTACAGAGAACTTAACAGAAAATCAGTACCAGACAGGCATCCAATCCCAAGGATCCAAGATATGTTGGATTCCCTACATGGCAGCTCCTGGTTCTCTGTCCTCGACCAAGGCAAAGCCTATCACCAGGGCTTCCTCGACCCAGAAAGCCGCCCCCTCACAGCATTCATTACTCCTTGGGGCTTGTACCAGTGGAACCGCATACCATTTGGCTTGAGTTCAGCCCCAGCGGAGTTTCAAAGGAGTATGGAGGACTGCCTAAAGGGTCTTAGGGACATCAACTGTCAGCCCTATTTAGATGACAACTTGATACACTCCCCATCATTTGAAACCCATGTGCAGCACATCCGAGAAGTGCTACAGAGATACCAAAAACATGGTGTCAAGCTCACCCCACACAAATGTGATGTCTTTAAGCGTCAAGTTAGATTCCTGGGATGCATGGTGTCAGAACAGGGTTATACTATGGATCCAACTGAAATAGCCCCAGTCCAGGCACTGAATGAGAACCCACCAACCACTGTAGGGGAGCTGAGCCGAGTCCTAGGTTTTCTCTCATATTACAGATCATACATCCCTGACTTTTCAAAGATAGCCAAGCCACTGTACCAACTCTTGACTCTACCCACAGACAAAACAGCACCACCTGTGACTAAAACAAGAGGAAAACGGgtgaatacaaaacaaaaggggggaccaccaccaaacacgcCCATTATGTGGACAGAGAGCCATCAAAAAGCTTTAAATAAGCTTGCAGACAGTTTGACAGAGCCACCTATTCTAGGGTACCCTGATTTTACACAACCCTTTATACTCCACTGTGATGCTTCACAAGAAGGCCTAGGGGCAGTAGTGTACCAGCACCAGGCAGGCAAAATGAGGGTGATTGCATATGGATCACGCACACTGACACCTTCAGAAAAAACTACCACATGCATTCTGGAAAACTGGAATTCCTAGGCATGAAATGGGCAATATGTGAGCGCTTCCGAGACTATCTTTATTATGCCccacattttgttgtgtacacAGACAACAACCCCTTGACTTACGTCCTCACAACAGCAAAATTAAATGCCACTGGACATTGCTGCGTTGGTGAACTGGCTAACTTTAACTTCACAATCAGATAGAGGCCAGGCAAGAAGAATGCTGATGCTGATGGCCTGTCCAGGTTACCGCTTGACATCAGCCAATACATGACACAGTGCACAGTTGAGGTGAAACAAGATGTGATAAAGGCCACTGCAGacagtgttttgttacagaAAGGTCCTGAGAGCTACATTCTCAGTCAGAATGGCATTCATTTAGTGCAGGACAATATGTCATCCCCAGCTGGTAAGACTCTGTCTCCAGAGGAAATCAGGGCGAGTCAAGAATGTGATGCTGTGATTGGGCCTGCACTACATTACAAAGTTAGTGAGTATCTGCCCAAAGGCCAAGCATTTAAAAAGAGCCACCCAATGTGAAAATTCTGCTGAGACAGTGGAACAGACTTTACGTGAACGATGATGGGGTCCTCTATAGGCGAGTGAACGGCAAAGACCAGCTCCTCCTTCCTAAAGAACGCCATGATATGGTATTTAGGGAACTTCATAAAGAAATGGGACACTTGGGCACAGAAAGAACACTGGGATTAATAAGGGACAGATTTTATTGGCCCAGAATGCAACATGACATTGAACACTTTGTGATGCATGCCTGTGAATGCCTTAAGAGAAAACGTCCCAACAGAGCCCATAAAGCCCCACTGACCTCTATCACTACCACTTACCCTTTTGAGTTGGTATCCATAGACTTTCTTCACCTAGAGACATGCAAACATGGACACGAATACATCCTGGTAGTGATGGATCATTTTACCCGCTTTGCAAAAGCATATGCCACAACAAACAAGTCAGCAAAAATGGTGGTGGATAAAGTGTTTGGTGACTTTGCCCTGAACTTTGGCTTCCCACAGAGAATCCATCATGACATGGGACGTGAATTTGAAAACCAGTTGTTTTCCCAGCTCCAGAAGGTCTGCGGGCTACGTGGCTCCCACACGACACCATACCACCCACAGGGGAACGGACAAGTGGAGCGCTTTAACAGAACCCTCCTCTCCATGCTCAGGACTCTCACCAACAATGAAAAGGCAGACTGGAAACAATCACTTGCAAAGGTAGTGCATGCCTACAATTGCACTCGGAGCGAAGCCACGGGGTTCTCACCATATTATTTGTTGTTTGGCCGCACCCCCAGACTCCCAATCGACATAATGTTTAACTTACCGAGTGAGAACCACCATGTAAGTTATGAAGAGTATGTTGTATCCAATCTGTCTAGCCAGCAAAAAAAATGGAGTAGATCcgtgtacaaaatgatcacctTTACTCAGCAGAAAACCAACGGTCACATCGGTACATCTCCATcactcaacaacaacaaacacagtgcATTCTGGGACATGAAATGCATCTTGGGAAATGTAGTTATAACTTCCGCTCAAACTAAGTTCAAACTGCAGCGTTAAATTAGGAACATACATTAACAAATCCTTTAACTAGTAACTGTTCACtcatgtaaataaatcaaatataacaTGAAATCCTCAGTTGACTATAGTCGGTATTATATGGGAATATTGCCTTACTGTCCTTCAAAGGCCAACCAAACAAAGTTGCAACATCCTCCCCCCCCCGATGAACAATAGTTCATCACTCAGTCTCTAAAGGATATAGCAGTTGAACAGGTCTTCTCAGGAAGGTTCCCGATGATGTGCGGACCACACAGGACCTCACCTTCCCGTCACGCCCTGGAAACAGTTCATGAACCCTTCCTAGCTTCCAGGTCTGTCGTGGCATATTCTCATCTCCCATGAGGACAACGTCACCCACCTTAAGCAAAGTAGGCTGTAAGGTTTTACTGTGATGGGCTGACTTCAGGTCCAATAAATAGTCCTTACGCCAGCTACTCCAGAAACTTGTCATCAGTCGTTGCTGATAGCGCCATCTCCTGGTCATCTCCTGTCTATTCAGTGCTGTTCCGCTGACAGCAGAAAGCTGTTTTGATGGCAGAGAAGTGAGCCTTTTCCCTACAAGGAAGTGAGCGGGTGTCAATGGCTGCGGCTCATCCAGATTATTGCTGACAAAGGTAAGTGGTCTGGAATTTAAAGTGGCTTCCACCTCTGTCAGAATGGTGGTCATTTCTTCAAAGCTTAGGGATGCTCGCCCCAACACCTTTCTCAGGCAGGTTTTAACAGACCGGACAAGCCTTTCCCAGAAACCACCCCACCAAGCGGCTCGTTCTGCAATAAATTTCCAGCTTATGCCCCTCCCTGAGAAGTATTCTAGAAGCTGAGGGTTTTTTAGGTTTTTCCACAGATCCTTTAATTCTTGGTCGACTCGCTTAAAGGTCCTTGCGTTATCTGAGTAAATAACTTTGCACAGTCCTCTTCTAGCTACGAATCTTTTCAGAGCCAACAGGAAATGCTCTGTAGATTGACTGGATACAAGCTCCAGATGGACAGCTCTGGTCACAGCGCAGGTGAACAATGCAATATACGCTTTACTGAGTGCACCACTGACCTTGACATATAGTGGCCCAGCGAAATCCACACCTGTGACTTCAAATGGGGGAGATTCTGTGATTCTATCACGAGGCAATGGAGCAGTAACCTGCTGCACAGGTTTCGCCTTGAATCTTCTGCACACGGTGCATCTAGATAGAACACTCTTCACAAGCTGTCTCCCCTTTATTATCCAGTATCTTTCTCTCAGTTGCACTAGTGTGTCTCGCACACCTGCATGCATCAGGGTCTCATGGTTCTGTTGAACTAACAACTCACAATATTTGTTCTTTGCAGGCAAAATCCATGGGTGTTGTTGCCGGAAGCTTAAGTCTGACTGTTGTAGCCTGCCTTCAACACACATCAATCCATCTTCATCAAAAAAGGGCCTTAATTCTCTGATCTTTGAATCCTTGTTTGTTGACTTCCCATCCTTCATGAGATTCAGCTCTTGACTGAAGTCTTGGTGTTGTGTCAACTTGATCCAGTATTTTTCTGCTTGAAATAACTCCTCAGCGGTCAGCTCTCCCTTTCTCTTGGTTGCTAAACATGTGTTGTCTGTAAATCTCTTTAACCAGGCTGTTACTCTAAGTACAGTCTTCAGTTTACTGTATCTTTGAAGATCTAACACCGCCTCTACTGCCTTGTTGTTTTCAGTGCTGAGATGTACTGTGACTTGTTCGCTTACTTCCAATTCTTCCTCAGCGGAGTTATCGTTTACTGATTGATCGGCGCAGTCTGCCTCAGATTCAGAGGAGGTCAGAAAGGCAGGGCCCCTCCACCATAGCTGACTCTGACTCAGGCTCGTCACTGACAGGCCACGTGTGGGTAAATCGGCTGGATTTTCTTTACCTTTACAATGAGACCACGCAGCTGGATCAGTGAGGGACTGGATTTCTACCACCCTGTTGGCAACAAACTGTTTCCACTTGTGTGCTGAGCTGCGAATCCAGTGTAGCACAATCATGGAGTCTGTCCACAGGTGAAGCTGACAGAGTTCCATCTTCAGCAGATTTATCAAGTTTCTTCCGAGCCTTGCTCCTATCAGTGCTCCCATTAGCTCGAGATGTGGCAAGGACAGTTTCTTTAGTGGTGCTACTCTGCATTTTGATGCAACCAGACTAGCCATCTTTCTGTCCTCTCCCTCCCACTGTAGGTAGGCCACAGCACTGTATGCTCTTTCACTGGCATCACAAAACACATGAAGTGTTAATGTTTTGTCACTCTGCTCATTCCTTTCTCCATACCAGCGTGGTATAGCGATCTGGTGTATCAGGGGGAGTTCAGAGCGCCAGTTGCGCCATTGTCCATTCAGATCAGGTGGCAGCTTCTCGTCCCAGCTCAGCCCTCTCTCCCACATTTCTTGTAGCAGGCATTTAACCCTAATGGTAAATGGTGTTAGGAAACCCAGAGGGTCAAAGATACTAGCAGCGTGTTGCAAAACATTTCTCTTTGTGCCGCTTATTGTCAGCTTCTCCAACAGAGGTCTTAGGTCAAAGACAAAGTCATCTGTCTGTGTTCTCCACACTAAGCCCAATACCTTCAGCACTGTTCCGTGGGCATCTGGCTCTTCAATGGGCCCTATGACTGTCTTCCTCCAACTCTCCTTAAGTGCTGGAGAGTTTGTCATCCACTTGCACAGGTCCATTCCAGCAGCAGCCATGATTTTCTTGGCTTCAGTTGTCACAGACAAAGCCTCTTCTATGTCACGGACGCTGGCCACAAAGTCATCCACATACAGTGACTCTGTGATTAGCTGTACAGGGTGAGGGTGTTCTTTGTATTGCTGAAGGTGCCTTCTCACCACAGCTGCCAACAGGAATGGGCTTGAGGACACCCCAAACACCACTCTGGTCATTCTCAACACGCGCAGCCTTTCGTCAGCCTCTTCTCTTGGTGAAGCAGTGAGCCACAGAAATCTCACTGCGTCTCTGTCTTTCTGAGCAAGAGAAATTTGCAAGAATGCCTTCTTGATGTCCGCCATGAATGCAATTTTATGCAGTCTGAATCTGACCAATATGCCAAGCAGGTCTGGGTTCAGGTTTGGACCTGTTAGCAGGCAATTGTTCAGGGACGGACAGCCGTCTTCATGTGATGAGGCATCAAACACCACTCTCAGCTTAGTTGTCATCTTGTCTTCGCGGAGCACTGCATGATGAGGCAAGTAATATTTAACTGTGGGTGATAAACACTCATCATCAGTAACTTCTTCAACTATGCCCTGTTGCAGGTAATCCTCTATCACCTCGCTGTATCTCTTGTAGAAGATTACATCTGCCCGCAACTTGCGTTTCAGCCCTTCAAATCTTTTCTTGGCAATTTGGTAGTTGTCTGGAAGTTCTGGGTTCTCGTGCCGCCATGGCAGTTCCACTTCATATCACCCATCCTTGAATTGAGTTGTTTTTCCAAACATCTGGAGTGCATTGTCTTCATCTGGATCACTTGGTTCATGTTTTATTATTCCAAGAGAATCTACCTCCCAAAGGGCCTTAAGCTGGCTCGAAATCAGTGCCTCTTCCTCAATGCGTACATGCATACATGCTGCTTCAGTGACACTTGACATTGTCACTGGACCCTGCACAGACCATCCAAACACGCTCTCAAGGGCAACAAGTTTGTCTGTGAGCCTCTCTACACGGCCTGATACCGTGCTCCAGTAAAAGTCTGCTCCGATTAGCACTGACAATTCGGAGTCATTAGCACCATCTGCTGGCGCATCTGCAAACTGCAGACCTCTTCTTTCCAGTTCTTGCTGAATCGGCTCACCTGGAACCTTCATAACTGCAGTACAGATTTGTGGAGTTTCTATCGCTTCAATTTCTATTTTCTGTCCACTGTCCTGCATATTTTCCAGAACCAGCTTCACAGTGTTGCGTTTAGCTGCTACAGGAGTAGGAGAGCCAAATGTATGAAGAGAGAACATTTCTTGCCTTATTACTGCTAGCTTCAGTGTCCTTGACACCGTTTCACCCACAAAGCTCCTCTGACTTCCACCATCTAGTAGGCAGCGCACTACTGTCCGTCCTCCCGGTCCCTCTGCATATGCTTTGACAGTCTGTAACAACACTGTGCTCTGACCCCTTGGTCTCACCTTTGGGGAATGAGTAGCGAAGGAGGAGACAACATTCTCCACTTGATCGCGGGTGACAGGTGCAGGCtctccatttttttcacatacaGCACTGTGATGTCTTTTTCCACATTGTTCACAGAACATGTCCTTCA
The sequence above is a segment of the Archocentrus centrarchus isolate MPI-CPG fArcCen1 chromosome 10, fArcCen1, whole genome shotgun sequence genome. Coding sequences within it:
- the LOC115786545 gene encoding uncharacterized protein LOC115786545 → MELDRLIRKRRAIRGATTRLLQTMDTELNRDPADVGRLRELLANLSTKEETLRELDQGIEDAIATDDLEAEIASTEDYKERVITLRTRAQRAAQAVKKASDVVALRQLYDECEIQIRSLESLGVVSETYGSLLCPILLQLIPEEITLQYSRQRAAKRNTVKLVLENMQDSGQKIEIEAIETPQICTAVMKVPVELPWRHENPELPDNYQIAKKRFEGLKRKLRADVIFYKRYSEVIEDYLQQGIVEEVTDDECLSPTVKYYLPHHAVLREDKMTTKLRVVFDASSHEDGCPSLNNCLLTGPNLNPDLLGILVRFRLHKIAFMADIKKAFLQISLAQKDRDAVRFLWLTASPREEADERLRVLRMTRVVFGVSSSPFLLAAVVRRHLQQYKEHPHPVQLITESLYVDDFVASVRDIEEALSVTTEAKKIMAAAGMDLCKWMTNSPALKESWRKTVIGPIEEPDAHGTVLKVLGLVWRTQTDDFVFDLRPLLEKLTISGTKRNVLQHAASIFDPLGFLTPFTIRVKCLLQEMWERGLSWDEKLPPDLNGQWRNWRSELPLIHQIAIPRWYGERNEQSDKTLTLHVFCDASERAYSAVAYLQWEGEDRKMASLVASKCRVAPLKKLSLPHLELMGALIGARLGRNLINLLKMELCQLHLWTDSMIVLHWIRSSAHKWKQFVANRVVEIQSLTDPAAWSHCKGKENPADLPTRGLSVTSLSQSQLWWRGPAFLTSSESEADCADQSVNDNSAEEELEVKKVYGYQLKRVSGSDRVSHFFMKFPKYHIMAFFRKEELVFAVHSPIEDPIIVHR